CAACAAGGTGGATGATGCTCTTTCTATGCTTTCTGGAAAACATATTGCTTTTTTCAGATTGTATATGCTTAAATTGCTCTTTTAATCATGTGAGCTCTATGTGTTCTTCTTCAGGTTTTAGTGGAGTACCGTAACAAAGACGCTGATCATGTGGAATGGGCTAAGGCCTTGAAAGAGCTTTACTTACCTGGTTTAAGGGATTATGTTAAAAGTCATTACGCCTTGGGACCTGTTTGGAATGCATCAGGGAAGCCTGTTAGTGCTCCTGCAAAGGGTCCACCTGGTGCTCCTGCTCCTCCCCCAGCACCATCCGCATCGCTCTTTAGCTCCGAGTCTTCGAAGCCGTCATCGTCGTCCAACCAGAAGCAAGGGATGTCTGCTGTTTTCCAGCagctcagctcaggttctgTGACCTCAGGTACGTTTGAATTTGCGTGCGGCTTCATATTTTTCTGAAACTTTGGAATGTGATTCACAAGTAGCTTATTATTCCTTCTTTGGTTCACAGGTCTTAAAAAGGTGACGGATGATATGAAGACAAAGAACCGTGCTGATAGATCTGGAGCAGTGAGTGCCGTTGAGAAGGAAACTCGTACCACCACTAAACCAGCCGTTTCGAAAACTGGACCACCGAAAATGGAACTTCAAATGGGTCGCAAgtgggtttttttttaactaacaaACAACTAGATGATGCAAATTCAAACTATGGTAGAAGTACTCTAATATGGCTTCTACTGAACTATTAGGTGGGCTGTTGAGAACCAAATTGGGAAGAAGGACTTGGTTATCAGCGAGTGTGATTCCAAACAGTCTGTGTATGTATTTGGTTGCAAAGATTCTGTCTTGCAGATACAAGGTAACTCTGCCTGCGTCATTCCTATTCTACTGTAAAAAGTTTGGACAATTGCTAAAATAATGTTTTGAGTTTCTTACTGTTTTTCCATAATCTGTAGGAAAAGTCAATAACATCACCATTGACAAATGCACCAAAATGGGTGTTGTCTTCACGGTGAGTGGGACAATACTGTTTCCTCTTACATTCCCACTTTATTCAGAGAGGCGATTTCTAGTAATGTAAAGTCTAACATGTCTGTATAGGATGTTGTTGCTGCATTTGAGATTGTGAACTGCACAAACGTTGAAGTACAATGCCAGGTATGTTTTCTATCATAATGGCCAaaaaacatatgatgatgtagTTTCTGCAGTTTTTCTGTGAACACTGATGCTTTTGCTTTGTCTATACGTCATCTATTGCTCTTACAGGGTTCAGCTCCCACAGTCTCTGTGGACAACACAACTGGCTGTCAGTTGTACCTAAACAAAGACTCACTAGAAACAGCTATAACAACAGCTAAGTCGAGTGAGATCAATGTAATGGTCCCTGGTGCTTCCCCTGATGGAGATTGGGTATGTCTTTCCTCTCTTTGTAACCATGACAATCTACTAATACGAAATATTTCTTGAGTCTAGTTACTGTGGGTGATACCAAAATTCAGAATTCATTAATGACAAGCTTATTGTAACCAAGGACTTGTGTACGTTTGAATGAAGTGACACAGTTCATTAAAGCAATCATTCtcataatgttttttattatacaaCAATGTAGGTGGAACATGCACTGCCTCAACAGTACAACCATGTGTTCACTGAAGGGAAGTTCGAGACAACGCCGGTCTCTCACTCAGGTGCCTAAGTAAAGAGGAATAATCTCTGTTCAGTCTGGGTTTTTGCTTAAAAATGAGGTCTTCTTTTAACTTGGTTTCGTCTAATTATAATAGAAGAGAATctggtttgtttgtttgtggttCTGTCTCCATCTCCCAGTTTTGGGATTTGgatgttcttttgttttttcttttcgtgaTGTTGATCATCTCGTCTTTTGTTCGTCCTTGAGGCTTTGGACTGGACTGGATtggatttaatatttttctgtGCGCGCTCATACTTTTTTTCTGAGCTATTGCTGATGAGAAAAggttgttccttttttttttgacaacaaaatTATCTACAGACTCATGtggactctgtaaaccaaaatgacaactctgcatccatgtgtacGACGAACGATGGTTGTATCCGAGCACTGCATGCCAAGCGATCCGCCATTGTATTATTCGTCTTAGGAACATGAACAATATCCGAGTTGGTgaagcttcttctcaaaagcTTAATATCCTCCAGGTAACTTTCAAATGTTGGTTATtcctctggttctgaaaccatcttcaccagttgggaacaatccgttgcaaacgtgacCCCGTACTGTCGCaagtttttcatacatttcATTACCCAGATTAATGcctccatctccgcatgaagaggtgaGGGACTTGCCCTTACATTCGTTGCCCCTAGTAAACCTTCAAACCCTGGAATGGTACTGAATCATCCTTGTCCTGTGAAAGAATCTttatctttccaagaaccatcCGTGAAATACCATCGTCCTGCGTTCCCTAAATGTGATCGGATCTGTACTTCAGGCGCCACCCTTGGATTATTGATCATCTGTGCATCtgcccaaagtgttgattccaaTTCTGCTAATTTAAGCGTCTCCCTCGGATTCGTATCTATACTACTGAAAACCTTATTATTCCTACCCTTCCAAATGTACtataatatccatgcaaactgatgatcctccattttCGGGTTGACTCTCCAAAATAAGTGATCCATATTAGCGAATAGAGAACCAATAGGGAATAATGTCGGGTTTGATGGAATCTTtgatagtgcccacacttgacGTGCCGGAGGACACTCGAAGAAAgcatgatttattgattcctctGGGTCTCCGCACCGTACACAAACTGTATCTCCTtttattccccttgattttaaATTCTTTGTCACTGCTATACAACCTGTCAGCAACTGCCATAGAAAATGCCTTAACTTTGTAGGACATTTCACTTTCCAGCAGAATATCTACATTAGGGCCATAAAACCCCGGTAGTTTTTCCTTATCTGGATATATCCTTTCGACATGATACCCTGATTTTACCGTATATCTCCCATTATTATGAAATGTCAACCATTCCTGTCTTACATTTGATTTCTACTCAGAGGAATACTCTCAATCAATTTCGCATCGTTGGGTTCCATCAAAGTCCTAAGTGCCTGTAAATTCCAAGTGCGGGAGTCCTGATGAATAAGGGAATCCACTTTAAGGTCCGGGTAACTATTGTGAAGATTTTTgttagctggtctcgggcgagtggatgggAGCCAatgatcattccatactgaaataGATGACCCTGTgcccacccttttaattagtcctttacaaaccagagatctagcagagatgATACTCCTCCATCCATACGACGGGGAGTATgagcgaatcggttccaggggtgaagcattcctgtaatacTGTCCTTTAAAAACTCGAGAGAAAAGAGAGTTTGGTTTCTCTATCAGCCTCCAcaattgctttccaagcattgccgtgttaaaatcatttaaatcttTAAAACCTAGTCCACCATTATCTTTATGTTCACAcaatttatcccatgatttcaagtgcaTTCCCCTTGTACTTCCTCCtgggctccaccaaaactgagctACTGCACTCGTTAGTTTCTTCACTATAGCTTTCGGTAATCTGTACACCGACATCACATGGTTTAGTAGCGCAGTTATCACCGACTTTATAATTACCTCTTTCCCCCTTtggtaaaaaatctaaaagtccAACCATTCACCCTGTTATTGAGACGATCTTGtacaaaaccaaacacttgAACCTTCGATCCTCCCAGACTTTCCGGTAAACCTAAATAAGACCCCATTCCTCCTAAATTTTGAATCCCCAATATGTCTCGCAATTCCTGACGGCTTGATTcctcaatcttatgtccaaattggaTTGAGGATTTCTGGAAATTTATTTGTTGTCCGGATACAGCCTCATAATCCTTTAATATACTGAAAATAGTTTGACATTCATCTTTGTTTGCCTTACAAAAGAACAaactatcatctgcaaataacAGATGAGACACCGCTGGACACGCTCTAGCTACCTTCATACCGGTCAATTGTTTCTCTCGCTCCGCCTTTTTTATATTCCTTATTAAAGCCTCtgtacacataataaataaataaagtgatAATGGGTCCCCTTGACGTAATCTTCGTTGAGGTATAATGAGACCACGCAGCTGCCCGTTGAGTAAAACTCTATATTGAACTGAAGATATACACTCGCACATTAACTTAACCCAATGTGCATCAAATCCCATTTTATTAAGAAGGGCCTCTATAAAATTTCACTCTATCCGATCatatgccttactcatatccgttttaattgcCGTAAACTTATTTTGACAGGATTTGTTGGTTCGcaaaccatgaaacatctcc
The window above is part of the Brassica napus cultivar Da-Ae chromosome C3, Da-Ae, whole genome shotgun sequence genome. Proteins encoded here:
- the LOC106434465 gene encoding cyclase-associated protein 1: MEESLIKRLEAAVTRLEGLSSTGGGGVTLSRGGDFSSGGNVAAYDPSILAYDDLISQCVGRILTAAEKIGGPVLDVTKIVAEAFAAQKELLIRIKQTQKPDMAGFLKPLNDVTMKADAMTQGRRNDYFNHLKATSDSLSALAWIAFTGKDCGMSMPIAHVEESWQMAEFYSNKVLVEYRNKDADHVEWAKALKELYLPGLRDYVKSHYALGPVWNASGKPVSAPAKGPPGAPAPPPAPSASLFSSESSKPSSSSNQKQGMSAVFQQLSSGSVTSGLKKVTDDMKTKNRADRSGAVSAVEKETRTTTKPAVSKTGPPKMELQMGRKWAVENQIGKKDLVISECDSKQSVYVFGCKDSVLQIQGKVNNITIDKCTKMGVVFTDVVAAFEIVNCTNVEVQCQGSAPTVSVDNTTGCQLYLNKDSLETAITTAKSSEINVMVPGASPDGDWVEHALPQQYNHVFTEGKFETTPVSHSGA